One window of the Magnetovibrio sp. genome contains the following:
- a CDS encoding Hsp20 family protein: MRTIDFTPLNRFAVGFDRMQRQLESMAHLDETASAYPPYNIEVLGEDAYRITMAIAGFGIEDLDITVQDTRLTVSGRVESDDKPVQYLHHGIAMRAFERRFELADHIKVNSAEMNNGLLHIELVREVPESLKPRKVEIKGTGSKPKAIEQKAA; the protein is encoded by the coding sequence ATGCGTACCATCGACTTTACCCCTCTCAATCGTTTTGCCGTTGGCTTCGACCGCATGCAGCGCCAGCTCGAAAGCATGGCCCATCTGGACGAAACCGCCAGCGCTTATCCGCCTTACAACATCGAAGTGTTGGGCGAAGATGCCTACCGCATCACCATGGCCATCGCCGGGTTTGGGATCGAAGATCTCGACATCACCGTGCAAGACACCCGCTTGACCGTTTCGGGTCGCGTCGAAAGCGACGATAAGCCGGTTCAGTACCTGCACCACGGCATCGCCATGCGCGCGTTTGAGCGCCGCTTTGAACTCGCCGACCACATCAAGGTCAACAGCGCCGAGATGAACAACGGTCTTTTGCACATCGAACTGGTGCGCGAAGTTCCGGAAAGCCTGAAACCGCGCAAGGTCGAGATCAAAGGCACGGGTTCGAAGCCCAAGGCCATTGAACAAAAGGCCGCTTAA
- a CDS encoding DUF3775 domain-containing protein — translation MQAISSEKVCYVIVKTREFDAKEAAPYDDPGGNATDDNDHQILSDQPDDSVYEELMSFLESLSEEELCELHAMIMLGRGDVDMENWADAVQTAQDDLDESTPKHLLEIPLISDYLSEALSQFGQSCSD, via the coding sequence ATGCAAGCCATCTCTTCCGAAAAAGTCTGTTATGTGATCGTCAAGACGCGTGAATTCGACGCCAAGGAAGCCGCGCCCTACGACGACCCCGGCGGCAATGCCACCGATGACAACGATCACCAGATCCTCTCCGACCAGCCCGACGATTCCGTGTATGAAGAACTGATGTCGTTCTTGGAATCGCTCAGTGAAGAAGAACTGTGCGAATTGCACGCGATGATTATGCTCGGGCGCGGTGATGTGGACATGGAAAATTGGGCCGACGCGGTGCAAACCGCCCAAGACGATTTGGATGAAAGCACGCCCAAGCACCTTTTGGAAATCCCTCTGATCAGCGACTACCTGTCCGAAGCGCTTTCCCAATTCGGTCAGTCGTGCTCGGACTGA
- the rpmE gene encoding 50S ribosomal protein L31 codes for MKQDIHPDYHEITVEMTDGSTFTTRSTWGKEGDTMKLDIDPKTHPAWTGVHRLLDSGGQLAKFNSRFKGLGLKS; via the coding sequence ATGAAACAAGACATTCACCCTGACTATCATGAGATCACAGTCGAGATGACTGATGGTTCCACCTTTACGACCCGTTCGACCTGGGGCAAAGAAGGCGACACCATGAAACTCGACATCGATCCGAAGACCCATCCGGCTTGGACCGGCGTCCACCGTCTGCTCGATAGCGGCGGCCAGCTTGCCAAGTTCAACAGCCGCTTCAAAGGCTTGGGCCTTAAGTCCTAA
- a CDS encoding DUF1013 domain-containing protein, whose amino-acid sequence MAKPLMPKATAVWLVENTALSFEQISEFVGLHELEVQAIADGEVAVGMQGADPIASGELTQAEIDRCQADPNATLKMAKATLPMPKARGKGARYTPVSKRQDRPDAIAWLLKHHPELSDAQISRIIGTTKPTIKSVRERTHWNINNIKPQSPVGMGLCTEADLEKVVAIARAKAGTTHVPQTEAEPAPSHYSPEPILPTMEPGPKAEEEEEHTVESVFGKSSNDED is encoded by the coding sequence ATGGCGAAGCCATTGATGCCCAAGGCGACGGCCGTATGGCTGGTTGAAAACACCGCCCTTTCGTTCGAACAGATCTCCGAATTCGTCGGTCTGCACGAGCTGGAAGTGCAAGCCATCGCCGATGGCGAGGTTGCGGTGGGCATGCAGGGTGCCGACCCGATCGCGTCGGGCGAACTGACCCAAGCCGAAATCGACCGCTGTCAGGCCGATCCCAATGCCACGCTGAAAATGGCCAAGGCAACGTTGCCGATGCCCAAAGCCCGCGGCAAGGGTGCGCGCTACACGCCGGTGTCCAAGCGCCAAGATCGTCCGGACGCCATCGCATGGCTGCTCAAGCACCATCCGGAGTTGAGCGACGCGCAGATTTCGCGCATCATCGGCACCACCAAGCCGACCATCAAGTCGGTGCGCGAACGCACCCACTGGAACATCAACAACATCAAGCCGCAAAGCCCGGTGGGCATGGGGCTGTGCACGGAAGCCGATCTCGAAAAGGTCGTCGCCATCGCCCGTGCCAAGGCCGGCACCACCCACGTGCCGCAAACCGAAGCCGAGCCCGCACCGTCGCACTATTCGCCCGAGCCGATCCTGCCGACCATGGAACCCGGCCCCAAGGCGGAAGAAGAAGAAGAGCACACCGTGGAAAGCGTGTTCGGCAAATCGTCCAACGACGAAGACTGA
- a CDS encoding DUF1192 domain-containing protein: MDTDDLEPMKPSPGARTIRKDLDEMSIEAVGEYIDELKSEIARAESAIKAKQAARAGADAFFKR, encoded by the coding sequence ATGGATACGGATGATTTGGAGCCGATGAAACCGTCACCGGGCGCCAGGACGATACGCAAGGACTTGGATGAGATGTCGATCGAGGCGGTTGGCGAGTACATCGACGAACTCAAGAGCGAAATCGCCCGGGCTGAATCCGCGATCAAAGCCAAGCAAGCCGCGCGGGCGGGCGCCGACGCGTTTTTCAAGCGCTGA
- a CDS encoding adenylate/guanylate cyclase domain-containing protein, giving the protein MADSTSYEVQVMQGGKWRIHAQFPPSGREDAIEEAKTLESMPGLSGIKVVRDNYDDRTGLHREHMIYKHVPKPSAALSSEPGSPSSGGGKYAHYMARASANRMDDIDFGDKASSNAKSGKTSRLGVFTKLMLVLLFSIAISAIVVGVLNGVLPYKQIAGIKFYGVMRSNIMIGTAIATFLLSVILTYLAFMRGDELEAINLAREEKIKKQAEDKRRQEEAKRKAEEEAQKQEEAKLTKEEEEERKKQAEEELKKRAEEEAKQQDDADAEEGQEEKEEEEEYSGLSPAAEAQKAVLMGFFGEAVRALPAERRKMDNYNRFGVNLYLAGAAESLGGARNLDSDSISEILASSLGVMGLKPEHAQAFAKRYEDYLLQDARYMEMFQSGRQTMTEYLGGDKESPKKLDAFLHEWNKPKAPEDPEKEVVVMFTDIVGSTAMTHEKGNLAAQEVVRAHNRVVREALAKTGGHEIKHTGDGIMASFEKVTDSLLGTQQMQMMIELHNQQSPEIPLKVKIGINAGRVVMEEKDLYGVTVQMAARIVDKAKADQIFVSDTVYGMAKGGSWRFVKRGPYYLKGIDGPAYLQELVWNDKVDIATVEAAAAAERPQLEQLYVAASGKSLPGAQPQPEQPADAQTQPTQPQPAQPQPAQQSQPAQPAQSPTATPQAAPHASAQPPQPR; this is encoded by the coding sequence ATGGCAGATTCGACAAGTTACGAAGTCCAGGTCATGCAAGGAGGAAAATGGCGCATTCACGCCCAATTTCCACCTTCCGGCCGCGAGGACGCCATCGAAGAGGCCAAAACCCTGGAATCCATGCCGGGGCTGTCCGGCATCAAAGTGGTTCGCGACAATTACGACGACCGCACCGGCCTGCACCGCGAACACATGATCTACAAGCATGTGCCGAAACCGTCTGCGGCCCTCTCCAGCGAGCCAGGATCGCCGTCATCTGGTGGCGGTAAGTATGCCCACTACATGGCCCGCGCCAGTGCCAATCGCATGGATGACATCGATTTTGGCGACAAGGCCTCATCCAATGCGAAGTCAGGCAAGACCTCGCGCCTGGGCGTGTTTACCAAGCTGATGCTGGTGCTGTTGTTTTCCATCGCCATTTCCGCAATCGTGGTCGGCGTGCTGAACGGCGTGCTGCCGTACAAGCAGATCGCGGGAATCAAATTTTATGGCGTGATGCGTTCCAACATCATGATCGGTACGGCCATCGCAACGTTCCTGTTGTCGGTGATCCTCACATACCTGGCCTTTATGCGCGGCGACGAGTTGGAGGCAATCAACCTCGCACGTGAAGAAAAAATCAAAAAACAGGCCGAGGACAAACGTCGCCAGGAAGAAGCCAAGCGCAAGGCCGAAGAGGAAGCGCAAAAACAGGAAGAAGCTAAGCTCACCAAGGAAGAAGAAGAAGAGCGCAAAAAACAAGCTGAGGAAGAGCTGAAAAAAAGGGCTGAAGAGGAAGCCAAGCAACAGGACGACGCGGACGCGGAAGAGGGCCAGGAAGAAAAAGAAGAGGAAGAAGAGTACTCCGGTCTGTCGCCCGCCGCCGAAGCGCAAAAAGCCGTACTGATGGGCTTTTTTGGCGAAGCCGTGCGCGCCCTGCCCGCCGAACGGCGTAAAATGGACAACTACAACCGCTTCGGCGTGAATCTCTATCTGGCCGGAGCCGCCGAAAGCTTGGGCGGCGCGCGAAACCTGGATAGCGACAGCATCTCCGAAATCCTTGCCAGCAGCCTCGGAGTCATGGGCCTCAAGCCCGAGCACGCCCAGGCCTTCGCCAAGCGCTACGAAGATTATCTGCTGCAAGACGCCCGCTACATGGAAATGTTCCAGTCCGGCCGTCAAACCATGACGGAATATCTAGGCGGCGACAAGGAATCACCCAAAAAGCTCGACGCGTTTTTGCATGAATGGAATAAGCCCAAGGCCCCGGAAGACCCCGAAAAGGAAGTGGTGGTGATGTTCACCGACATCGTCGGATCCACCGCCATGACCCACGAAAAGGGCAACCTAGCCGCCCAAGAGGTGGTCCGCGCCCACAACCGCGTGGTGCGTGAAGCCTTGGCCAAGACCGGTGGGCACGAAATCAAGCACACCGGCGACGGCATCATGGCGTCGTTCGAAAAGGTCACCGACAGCCTGCTCGGCACCCAACAGATGCAGATGATGATCGAACTGCACAACCAGCAAAGCCCCGAAATTCCGCTGAAAGTGAAAATCGGCATCAACGCAGGCCGTGTGGTGATGGAGGAAAAAGATCTGTATGGCGTCACCGTGCAGATGGCGGCGCGCATCGTCGACAAAGCCAAGGCCGATCAGATTTTCGTATCCGACACCGTTTACGGCATGGCCAAGGGCGGAAGCTGGCGTTTCGTCAAACGCGGTCCCTATTATCTCAAGGGCATCGACGGCCCTGCGTATCTGCAAGAATTGGTGTGGAACGACAAGGTCGACATCGCCACCGTCGAGGCCGCAGCTGCGGCCGAACGTCCGCAGTTGGAACAGCTGTACGTCGCCGCCAGCGGCAAGTCGTTGCCCGGCGCACAGCCCCAGCCCGAACAACCCGCAGACGCCCAAACGCAACCCACCCAGCCCCAACCGGCCCAACCTCAGCCTGCGCAACAATCTCAGCCAGCTCAGCCGGCTCAGTCGCCTACAGCCACACCTCAGGCCGCACCGCACGCTTCGGCTCAGCCCCCTCAGCCGCGCTAA
- a CDS encoding NAD(P)H-quinone oxidoreductase yields the protein MSKTTLPQAMRCIETTDVKGAQALTIGERPVPIPATGEVLIKVAAAGINRPDVLQRDGLYPAPPGASDILGLEAAGEIVALGEGVSDLTIGDRVTALLSGGGYAEYATAHTGACLPIPQGLSLIEAASLPETYFTVWSNLFDRAHLRSGESLLVHGGTSGIGTTAIQMARRLGVRVITTAGSREKCQACLDLGAEMAVNYREDDFVPLAREFGSDKGVDVILDMVGGDYVARNIKSLAPDGRLVNIAFLQGSKVELDLMAVMLKRLTLTGSTLRARDTGFKAAIAQNLKKTVWPLLESGAIKPVVHRTFALENASEAHRLMESSAHIGKIVLTTDETGR from the coding sequence ATGTCCAAGACGACACTCCCCCAGGCCATGCGTTGTATCGAAACAACCGACGTCAAAGGCGCACAGGCCCTGACGATCGGCGAACGCCCCGTACCCATTCCCGCCACCGGCGAAGTCCTGATCAAGGTCGCGGCGGCGGGCATCAACCGTCCGGACGTTTTGCAGCGCGACGGCCTATACCCCGCGCCGCCCGGCGCCAGCGATATCTTGGGTCTGGAAGCGGCGGGCGAAATCGTCGCCTTGGGCGAAGGCGTCAGCGATTTGACCATCGGCGATCGTGTCACCGCGTTGCTCAGTGGCGGCGGTTACGCCGAATACGCCACCGCCCACACCGGTGCGTGCCTGCCCATACCCCAGGGCTTGTCGCTGATCGAAGCCGCATCGCTGCCGGAAACCTATTTCACGGTGTGGAGCAACCTGTTCGATCGCGCCCACCTGCGCTCAGGCGAGAGTCTTTTGGTGCACGGCGGCACCAGCGGCATCGGCACCACCGCCATCCAAATGGCCCGCCGCTTAGGCGTTCGCGTCATCACCACGGCGGGAAGCCGCGAAAAATGCCAGGCCTGCCTGGATTTGGGCGCCGAGATGGCGGTGAACTACCGCGAGGACGATTTCGTGCCTTTGGCGCGCGAATTCGGCAGCGACAAAGGCGTCGACGTGATTCTCGACATGGTCGGCGGCGATTATGTGGCGCGCAACATCAAATCTTTGGCCCCCGACGGGAGACTGGTGAACATCGCATTTTTGCAAGGCTCCAAGGTCGAACTCGACCTCATGGCGGTGATGCTTAAGCGTTTGACCCTGACCGGATCGACCCTGCGCGCCCGCGACACCGGATTCAAGGCTGCGATTGCGCAAAACCTCAAGAAAACCGTGTGGCCGCTGCTGGAAAGCGGCGCAATCAAGCCGGTGGTGCATCGGACCTTTGCCCTCGAAAACGCGTCCGAGGCCCACCGTTTGATGGAAAGCAGCGCCCATATCGGCAAAATCGTGCTGACCACCGACGAAACCGGCCGATAA
- a CDS encoding thioesterase family protein, protein MADKTFPSLSDFPHTLGVAVRWNDYDMVNHVNNVQFYVYFEEAVVSLCDVFGLDWLTDRAIPFVAESKCRFLAPIPFPSKVTAGIGVERLGTTSLTYGMALYVEGRRKPVAVGHFIHVFVDRDSETPTPIPAPIRATAGRYLLANAKQ, encoded by the coding sequence ATGGCGGACAAAACGTTTCCTTCCCTCAGCGACTTTCCTCACACCCTCGGAGTGGCGGTGCGCTGGAATGACTACGATATGGTCAACCACGTCAACAATGTGCAGTTCTACGTCTATTTCGAAGAGGCCGTGGTCAGTCTGTGCGACGTCTTTGGGCTGGATTGGCTGACCGACCGGGCGATCCCGTTCGTGGCCGAAAGCAAATGCCGATTCTTGGCGCCGATTCCGTTTCCGTCGAAGGTCACGGCGGGCATTGGGGTGGAACGGTTGGGTACGACCAGCCTGACGTACGGTATGGCGCTGTACGTCGAGGGGCGACGAAAGCCGGTCGCCGTCGGCCATTTCATTCATGTGTTCGTTGATCGTGACAGCGAAACGCCGACGCCCATTCCCGCACCGATCCGCGCCACCGCGGGGCGTTATCTGCTTGCCAACGCAAAGCAGTAG